The sequence TTGCTGATAGGTTTGGCAGAGACGTATGAGACATAATCGAAAGCCAGACTTTACACACCGCACAGGTCGTCAAGGGTTTACGTTAATCGAACTCCTGGTGGTCATTGGTATCATCGTCGTTCTCAGTCGCCTACTGCTGCCAGCCTTGGCGCGAGCGAAACAAAA is a genomic window of Candidatus Angelobacter sp. containing:
- a CDS encoding type II secretion system protein, which produces MRHNRKPDFTHRTGRQGFTLIELLVVIGIIVVLSRLLLPALARAKQKATQASCMSNLKQSGVALQMYTDDHEDYLPGPCYSGARASYDVNSST